In Malus sylvestris chromosome 15, drMalSylv7.2, whole genome shotgun sequence, a single genomic region encodes these proteins:
- the LOC126604994 gene encoding protein OXIDATIVE STRESS 3-like, producing MGRREGEMRASGGQNREENHTHQVRKEFWVFNEEHEEDICDDSRSFESSSMENSTSSMESSSSSDLVEDASSNSSTSSSSNGPLYELSDLMMHLPIKRGLSKCYEGKSQSFTTLASVTSLEDLAKRVAPCRKRIKACKSFGGGFDGHKSPYLSPKANISKKASRGGGSFLYSLSNRGKLLD from the exons ATGGGTCGTcgtgaaggagaaatgagggcTTCTGGGGGTCAAAATAGAGAAGAAAATCATACTCATCAAGTTAGAAAggaattttgggttttcaacGAAGAACACGAAGAAGATATTTGTGATGACTCAAGATCTTTTGAATCTTCTTCCATGGAGAATTCTACGAGCTCAatggaatcatcatcttcatctgaCTTGGTGGAGGATGCTTCTTCAAATTCTTCTACATCATCATCATCGAACGGGCCGCTTTACGAACTATCTGACCTAATGATGCATCTTCCTATCAA GAGAGGTTTATCAAAATGTTATGAAGGAAAGTCACAATCTTTCACAACCCTAGCAAGTGTGACGAGCTTAGAGGACCTTGCAAAAAGGGTAGCACCTTGTAGGAAGAGAATAAAGGCATGCAAGAGCTTTGGTGGTGGTTTTGATGGTCACAAATCACCGTATCTTTCTCCAAAAGCTaatatttcaaagaaagcttCAAGAGGAGGAGGATCCTTCTTGTATTCCCTTAGTAACAGAGGAAAATTATTGGAttaa